The following are encoded together in the Janthinobacterium sp. Marseille genome:
- a CDS encoding NUDIX hydrolase — MDNHLKEVRIDSALAYDGHFLKVQRDTVRLPNGQPTTREYIKHPGAVVVLPLFEDGTVLMERQFRYPMDRVFIEFPAGKIDPGEEPLACAKRELLEETGYTATDWQFVCTIHNAIAYADEHLDLYLARGLTAGERKLDAEEFLDIFTVAASELPDWIRAGKITDVKTVIGAFWLEKIISGEWQL, encoded by the coding sequence ATGGATAATCACCTCAAAGAAGTCCGTATCGACAGCGCATTGGCGTATGACGGTCATTTCCTCAAAGTACAGCGCGATACCGTGCGCCTGCCGAATGGCCAGCCGACTACCCGTGAATACATCAAGCATCCTGGCGCCGTAGTTGTGCTGCCTTTGTTTGAAGACGGCACGGTATTGATGGAGCGCCAGTTCCGTTATCCGATGGACCGCGTGTTCATCGAGTTCCCGGCCGGGAAGATAGATCCGGGCGAAGAGCCGCTGGCCTGTGCCAAACGCGAGTTGCTGGAAGAGACCGGTTACACTGCGACCGACTGGCAATTTGTGTGCACCATCCATAATGCGATTGCGTATGCGGATGAACACCTGGACCTGTACCTCGCGCGCGGCCTGACTGCCGGTGAGCGCAAGCTGGATGCGGAAGAATTCCTCGATATCTTCACGGTGGCGGCGAGCGAATTGCCGGACTGGATACGCGCCGGCAAGATCACAGACGTGAAGACAGTCATCGGTGCATTCTGGCTGGAGAAAATTATCAGCGGCGAGTGGCAACTCTGA
- a CDS encoding LuxR C-terminal-related transcriptional regulator, translated as MNEPADIDYESIFRHAPIGMCISQHRVMHDCNHALAAMFGYEHGALNGLSFAQLYPSYVEFERTGARIVPIMNTKGCYSDERIMKRADGQLFWCHVSGRALHSEDPHAAGIWTFEDLSEKRPVTAELTPREREIAALLVDGKTSKLIAKQIGLSPRTVEMHRAKLMRKFTATTSSELVNRLLGVARQNTAG; from the coding sequence ATGAATGAACCCGCAGACATCGATTATGAAAGCATATTCCGACATGCGCCTATCGGCATGTGCATATCGCAACATCGCGTCATGCATGACTGCAATCACGCGCTGGCGGCGATGTTTGGCTATGAACACGGCGCGCTAAACGGACTCTCATTCGCGCAACTCTACCCAAGTTATGTGGAATTTGAGCGGACCGGTGCCCGCATCGTTCCCATCATGAATACCAAGGGTTGTTACTCGGACGAGCGCATTATGAAGCGTGCAGACGGGCAATTATTCTGGTGCCATGTGAGCGGACGGGCGCTACACAGCGAAGACCCGCATGCTGCCGGCATCTGGACTTTCGAAGATTTGAGTGAGAAACGTCCGGTCACAGCCGAACTGACACCACGCGAGCGTGAAATTGCCGCGCTGCTGGTAGACGGCAAAACCAGCAAACTGATCGCCAAGCAAATCGGCCTCAGCCCACGCACGGTGGAAATGCATCGGGCCAAGCTGATGCGGAAATTCACCGCAACCACATCCAGTGAATTGGTGAACCGCTTGCTGGGTGTGGCGCGACAAAACACTGCCGGTTAG
- a CDS encoding SDR family oxidoreductase, translated as MGIEVNFEGKVALVTGASSGLGARFAKVLAMAGAQVILASRRVDRLKELRAEIEAEGGAAQVVSLDVTDYASIKSAIAHAETETGAIDILVNNSGVSASQRLVDVTPEDYAHMMDTNQRGAFFVAQEVAKRMIARHKGDPKKQHRIINIGSVAGLRVVPELGLYCMSKAAVVHMTKAMAVEWGKFGINTNAICPGYIGTEMNLDYFQSEQGQQVLGMLPRKRLGKPEDLDGLLLLLAAEESHFINGAIMTADDGLSAQ; from the coding sequence GTGGGCATAGAAGTCAATTTTGAGGGCAAGGTAGCCCTCGTCACCGGTGCTTCCAGCGGTCTTGGTGCACGTTTCGCAAAAGTACTGGCAATGGCAGGGGCGCAAGTGATCCTGGCCTCGCGTCGCGTGGATCGCCTCAAGGAGTTGCGGGCAGAGATCGAAGCCGAAGGTGGCGCGGCCCAGGTTGTGAGCCTCGATGTCACTGATTACGCCAGCATCAAATCCGCAATTGCGCATGCAGAAACCGAAACCGGTGCGATCGATATCCTGGTGAATAACTCGGGGGTGTCGGCCAGCCAGCGCCTGGTTGATGTGACGCCGGAAGACTATGCTCATATGATGGATACCAACCAGCGTGGTGCATTTTTTGTCGCGCAGGAAGTCGCGAAGCGCATGATTGCACGTCATAAAGGCGATCCGAAAAAGCAGCATCGCATCATCAATATCGGTTCGGTGGCGGGCTTGCGCGTGGTACCGGAACTGGGTCTGTACTGCATGAGCAAAGCGGCAGTGGTGCACATGACCAAGGCGATGGCGGTGGAGTGGGGCAAGTTCGGTATTAATACGAATGCAATCTGCCCCGGCTATATCGGTACCGAAATGAATCTCGACTATTTCCAGAGCGAACAGGGCCAGCAAGTGCTGGGCATGTTGCCCCGCAAGCGCCTGGGCAAGCCGGAAGATCTGGATGGTTTGCTGCTCTTGTTGGCGGCGGAAGAATCACACTTCATCAATGGCGCCATCATGACTGCCGATGACGGTTTGAGCGCACAGTAA
- a CDS encoding DUF2818 family protein, with product MDVSLVSWFVILLALFSANLPFFNERLFAVLPLSSTSKPVWLRLIELFVLYLLVGLIARMLESRIGSVFPQGWEFFAITGCLFIVLAYPGFVMRYMRKRHH from the coding sequence GTGGATGTCTCGCTGGTAAGCTGGTTTGTGATTCTGTTGGCGCTGTTCAGCGCCAACCTTCCATTTTTCAATGAACGGCTGTTCGCCGTTCTTCCCTTGTCTTCCACCAGCAAGCCGGTCTGGCTGCGTCTGATCGAACTGTTCGTGCTGTATCTGCTCGTCGGTTTGATCGCACGCATGCTGGAATCGCGTATCGGCAGTGTTTTCCCGCAAGGCTGGGAATTTTTCGCCATTACCGGCTGTCTATTCATCGTGCTGGCCTATCCGGGCTTTGTGATGCGCTATATGCGCAAGCGTCACCACTGA
- a CDS encoding CoA transferase subunit A translates to MNKVYPDAASALADIVRDGQTIAVGGFGLCGIPEALIAALRDSGVQNLTAISNNAGVDDAGLGQLLQTRQIKKMIASYVGENKEFERQFLAGELELEFTPQGTLAEKLRAGGAGIPAFFTKTGVGTVVAEGKDVREFDGEQYVMERALVADVSIVKAYMADKAGNLVYRRTARNFNPNVAMAGKITVVEVEKLVEIGEIDPDHVHTPGIFIHRIVLNAHPQKRIEQRTLRAN, encoded by the coding sequence ATGAACAAAGTTTATCCCGATGCAGCCAGCGCCCTCGCAGATATCGTACGCGACGGGCAAACCATCGCGGTCGGCGGCTTCGGCCTGTGTGGCATCCCGGAAGCCCTGATCGCCGCCTTGCGCGACTCCGGCGTGCAAAACCTGACCGCTATTTCGAATAATGCAGGCGTGGACGATGCCGGCCTCGGTCAATTGCTGCAAACACGTCAGATCAAGAAGATGATTGCCTCCTATGTAGGAGAAAACAAGGAATTCGAGCGCCAATTCCTGGCTGGCGAGCTGGAGCTGGAATTCACGCCGCAGGGGACGCTGGCCGAAAAGTTGCGCGCCGGCGGTGCCGGTATCCCGGCCTTTTTCACGAAAACCGGTGTCGGTACCGTAGTCGCCGAGGGCAAGGATGTACGTGAATTTGATGGCGAGCAATATGTGATGGAGCGCGCGCTGGTCGCCGATGTTTCCATCGTTAAAGCCTATATGGCGGACAAGGCCGGTAATCTCGTCTATCGCCGTACTGCGCGCAATTTCAATCCGAATGTGGCGATGGCCGGCAAGATTACTGTGGTCGAAGTGGAGAAGCTGGTGGAGATCGGCGAGATCGATCCGGACCATGTACATACGCCCGGTATTTTTATCCATCGCATCGTGCTGAATGCGCATCCGCAAAAGCGGATAGAGCAACGCACCTTGCGCGCAAACTAA
- a CDS encoding electron transfer flavoprotein-ubiquinone oxidoreductase, whose amino-acid sequence MTNTPTSDSSLLEQYGPREAMEYDVVIVGGGPAGLAAAIRLKQLAAEKNSEVSVCILEKGGELGAHILSGAVMDPQAITELFPDWKERGAPLNTAVSEDRFLFLTEKKAYKTLNFMLPACFQNHGNYVVSLANVVRWLGQQAEALGVEVFPGFPAAEILYNDDGSVKGVATGNMGVNRAGEPTAAFQLGMELHAKYTLFAEGSRGNLGKQLLQKFKLEEGKAPQSYAIGIKELWEIDPALHQPGLVIHTAGWPLASDTYGGSFLYHLEDNQVAVGYVVGLAYENPYLSPFEEFQRYKTHPAISRFFEGGKRISYGARAITAGGLQSLPKLVFPGGALIGCDAGFLNASRIKGSHAAMKSGMMAADAAFVALNEGRQADELSDYPIAFKQSWLHEELHVARNFKPWMSKGLYTGSLMVGIDQLIFRGKAPWTLRNTHADHTCLRPASEFQPIVYPKPDNKLTFDRLSSVFISNTNHSEDQPIHLTLKDPTVPVQVNLAQYAGPESRYCPAAVYEFVKTDAGEDRLQINAQNCVHCKTCDIKDPTQNIVWVTPEGGGGPNYPNM is encoded by the coding sequence ATGACCAATACTCCTACTTCCGACTCCAGCCTGCTCGAACAATACGGCCCACGCGAAGCGATGGAATACGATGTCGTAATCGTCGGCGGCGGCCCGGCCGGCCTGGCTGCGGCGATACGCCTCAAGCAACTCGCCGCTGAAAAAAATAGCGAAGTATCCGTTTGCATCCTGGAAAAAGGCGGCGAACTCGGCGCGCATATCCTGTCCGGTGCCGTGATGGATCCGCAAGCGATCACCGAACTGTTCCCGGACTGGAAAGAACGCGGCGCACCGTTGAACACGGCGGTCAGCGAAGATCGCTTCCTGTTCCTGACCGAGAAAAAAGCGTACAAGACACTCAATTTCATGTTGCCGGCCTGCTTCCAGAACCATGGCAATTACGTCGTCTCGCTGGCGAACGTAGTGCGCTGGCTGGGCCAGCAAGCCGAGGCGCTGGGCGTTGAGGTATTCCCCGGCTTCCCCGCTGCTGAAATCCTCTACAACGACGATGGTTCGGTCAAAGGCGTGGCGACCGGCAATATGGGCGTCAATCGTGCCGGTGAGCCAACCGCAGCCTTCCAGCTCGGTATGGAACTGCACGCCAAGTACACCTTGTTTGCTGAAGGTTCACGCGGCAACCTCGGCAAGCAATTGCTGCAAAAATTCAAACTGGAAGAAGGCAAAGCGCCGCAAAGCTATGCAATCGGCATCAAGGAATTGTGGGAAATCGATCCGGCGCTGCACCAGCCCGGCCTGGTGATCCACACCGCCGGCTGGCCACTTGCCAGCGATACCTATGGCGGCTCCTTCCTCTATCACCTGGAAGATAATCAAGTCGCGGTCGGCTACGTGGTCGGCCTGGCCTATGAAAACCCCTACCTGTCGCCGTTTGAAGAGTTCCAGCGCTACAAGACGCATCCGGCAATCAGCCGCTTCTTCGAAGGCGGCAAACGTATTTCCTACGGCGCACGTGCGATCACTGCAGGCGGCCTGCAATCGCTGCCCAAGCTGGTGTTCCCGGGTGGTGCACTGATAGGCTGCGATGCCGGCTTCCTGAATGCCAGCCGCATCAAGGGTAGCCACGCCGCAATGAAGAGCGGCATGATGGCGGCCGATGCTGCATTTGTCGCATTGAATGAAGGCCGCCAGGCGGATGAATTAAGCGACTACCCGATCGCCTTCAAGCAATCCTGGTTGCATGAAGAATTGCATGTCGCGCGCAACTTCAAGCCGTGGATGAGCAAGGGCTTGTACACAGGTTCCCTGATGGTTGGCATCGACCAGCTCATCTTCCGTGGCAAGGCACCGTGGACACTGCGCAATACTCACGCAGACCATACCTGCCTGCGCCCGGCTTCCGAGTTCCAGCCCATCGTGTATCCGAAGCCGGATAACAAGCTGACCTTCGATCGACTGTCATCGGTATTCATTTCGAATACCAATCACAGCGAAGACCAGCCTATCCACCTGACGCTGAAAGATCCGACGGTACCGGTACAGGTCAACCTGGCGCAATACGCAGGTCCGGAATCACGCTACTGCCCTGCTGCGGTCTATGAATTCGTCAAGACCGATGCCGGTGAAGATCGCTTGCAAATCAATGCGCAAAATTGCGTGCATTGCAAAACCTGTGACATCAAGGATCCGACACAGAATATCGTGTGGGTCACGCCGGAAGGCGGTGGTGGTCCCAACTATCCGAATATGTAA
- the nuoN gene encoding NADH-quinone oxidoreductase subunit NuoN: MNNLNLIPVLPEIFLAIAICAILLIDLFLKDEKRHITYVLSIIALLVCGVLSLSDFNTGATVYTFNNMFVSDPMSSLLKICSYVAVGLTLVYSRQYGLDREMVNGRLGGEFYLLALFSLLGQMVMISANNFLIIYLGLELMSLSLYALVAMRRDHAISTEAAMKYFILGALASGFLLYGISMLYGATGSLDLTEVARATAAGTVNKPILIFGLVFLVSGLAFKLGVVPFHMWVPDVYQGAPTSVTLLLGGAPKLAAFAITIRLLVEGLPALAVDWQQMLTILAVLSMAIGNVTAIVQTNIKRMLAYSTISQMGFILLGLLSGVVVGADGSTTNGYSAAMFYSITYVLTTLGIFGVIMLLSRAGFEADNIDDFKGLNQRSPWFALVTLMLMFSLAGVPPVVGFYAKLSVLQAVLSTGQIWLAIVAVLFSLIGAYYYLRIVKVMYFDEPLDNSKIVVSKDVTVALSVNGASLLVLGLVPGPLMTACAAAIVKTLAS; the protein is encoded by the coding sequence ATGAATAATTTGAATCTGATACCCGTCCTTCCTGAAATATTCCTGGCAATTGCGATTTGCGCAATTTTGCTGATTGACTTGTTTCTAAAGGACGAGAAACGCCACATCACTTACGTGCTGTCGATTATTGCATTGCTGGTTTGCGGTGTGCTTAGCCTGTCTGACTTCAATACAGGTGCGACTGTCTACACCTTCAACAATATGTTCGTCTCGGATCCGATGTCGAGTTTGTTGAAGATCTGTTCGTATGTTGCAGTTGGCCTGACACTGGTTTACTCGCGTCAATACGGTCTGGACCGTGAAATGGTAAACGGCCGTCTCGGCGGTGAGTTCTACCTGCTCGCGCTGTTCTCGCTGCTCGGTCAGATGGTCATGATCTCGGCCAACAACTTCCTGATCATCTACCTGGGCCTGGAACTGATGTCGCTGTCGCTGTACGCACTGGTTGCTATGCGTCGTGACCACGCGATCTCGACAGAAGCTGCGATGAAGTACTTCATTCTTGGCGCGCTGGCTTCCGGTTTCCTGTTGTACGGTATCTCGATGTTGTACGGCGCGACCGGTTCGCTTGACCTGACCGAAGTGGCGCGTGCAACTGCTGCCGGTACCGTGAACAAGCCTATCCTGATTTTCGGCCTGGTATTCCTGGTCTCGGGCCTGGCGTTCAAACTGGGCGTCGTACCGTTCCATATGTGGGTACCTGACGTTTATCAAGGCGCGCCAACATCCGTGACCCTGTTGCTGGGTGGCGCACCTAAGCTGGCTGCATTCGCAATTACCATCCGTTTGCTGGTGGAAGGCTTGCCGGCACTGGCTGTCGACTGGCAGCAAATGCTGACCATCCTGGCAGTGCTGTCGATGGCAATTGGTAACGTGACCGCAATCGTACAAACGAATATCAAGCGCATGCTGGCGTATTCGACGATTTCGCAAATGGGCTTCATCCTGCTCGGTTTGTTGTCCGGCGTGGTTGTCGGTGCTGATGGCTCGACCACCAATGGTTACAGCGCAGCGATGTTTTACTCGATCACTTATGTGCTGACGACCCTCGGTATCTTCGGCGTCATCATGCTGTTGTCGCGTGCCGGTTTCGAAGCTGACAATATCGACGACTTCAAAGGCCTGAACCAACGCAGCCCATGGTTTGCACTGGTTACGCTGATGTTGATGTTCTCGCTGGCAGGTGTGCCACCAGTCGTCGGCTTCTACGCCAAGCTGTCGGTATTGCAGGCGGTCCTGAGCACCGGCCAAATCTGGCTGGCTATCGTAGCCGTACTGTTCTCGCTGATTGGTGCTTATTACTACCTGCGTATCGTCAAGGTCATGTACTTCGATGAGCCACTGGATAATTCGAAGATCGTGGTCAGCAAGGACGTTACCGTCGCCCTGAGCGTCAATGGCGCTTCCTTGCTGGTGCTTGGCCTGGTACCAGGTCCATTGATGACAGCTTGCGCTGCTGCTATCGTCAAGACGCTCGCGTCCTGA